In Bacillus solimangrovi, the DNA window TGCTCTTGTAGGTTATACAGCCATGGCGGGTGTCGTTGGAGCAGGTGGATTAGGAACACTTGCATTTTTAGAAGGCTTTCAACGAAGCAATAATGATGTAACGTTTGTAGCAACTGTAGTTATTCTAATCATTGTATTTATTATTCAACTTATCGGTGATGCAGTTACGATGAAAACCGATAAACGATAGGTATCATTCTTCTATATGAAGATAATATAAAACATCACAGAAAAGAGAGGGAGACAAAATGAAAAAGTTATTTACGATTGTTTTTTCAGCATTACTTCTTGTTGCATTAGCAGCATGTGGACAAGGTGGAGAAACTGCTCCAGCTGAAGAAGGAGAAGCAACTCAAGTTGAAGCAACAAAAATAGTAGTGGGAGCTTCTAATGTGCCTCACGCAGAAATTCTTGAACAAGCAAAGCCGTTGTTAGAAGAAGAAGGTATTGAGTTAGAGATTGTGCCGTTCCAAGATTACATTTTGCCTAACAAAGCACTAGAAGATAAAGAAATCGACGCGAACTATTTCCAACACATCCCATATCTTGAGGATCAAATCGCAGAAAATGGTTATGATTTCACAAATGCTGGTGGGATTCACATTGAGCCTATTGGGATCTACTCTCAAAAATATTCATCACTTGATGAGCTACCAGATGGTGCGAAAGTAATTATGAGTAATTCTGTCGCAGACCATGGTCGTGTTCTTTCTTTATTAGAAGTCCAAGGACTTATCACTTTAAAAGAAGATGTTGATAAAACGACAGCAACATTTGATGATATTGCTGAAAATCCAAAAAACTTTGAATTCGAAGCAGATATTGATGCTGGTTTCCTTCCACAAGTGTATAACAATGGTGAAGGTGATATCGTCTTAATTAATACGAATTATGCAATTGATGCTGATTTGAATC includes these proteins:
- a CDS encoding MetQ/NlpA family ABC transporter substrate-binding protein; protein product: MKKLFTIVFSALLLVALAACGQGGETAPAEEGEATQVEATKIVVGASNVPHAEILEQAKPLLEEEGIELEIVPFQDYILPNKALEDKEIDANYFQHIPYLEDQIAENGYDFTNAGGIHIEPIGIYSQKYSSLDELPDGAKVIMSNSVADHGRVLSLLEVQGLITLKEDVDKTTATFDDIAENPKNFEFEADIDAGFLPQVYNNGEGDIVLINTNYAIDADLNPLEDAIALEGEESPYVNIIAVRTGDENNESIKALVDVLHSEEIQNYIIEEYNGAVVPVKE